The DNA region ctttatttaattttctataatctatacacatccaccatcctccttctaaacgttttgctacatgatcgcctttatcattttgcatgactgtgatgcctccctttttaggtactacatgcacagggctcacccacttactatccgagatatggtatattatacctgcctcaaataacttaagaacttcctttttaacgacatcactcattatagggtttattcttctctgatgttccctagagggttttgaatcttcttcgagtgaaatccgatgcatgcatatggatgggcttatacctttcaggtcagagatattatatcctaaggctgagggatatcttcgtaaaacatccAAAAGTTGGTTCATTTCCTCTaggctcaaggtagcactgactataactggacggttcatctcttcatcgaggaactcatatctcaggttcttaggcagttccttaagttctaaggttggtttcttagggcatggcataggatctggagtaagggataaacattcgtaaaggttatcatcgacgtaaggtttcttaaagtcatcatcttcccttatgagagttgatggtaacttaattgtttttataatttctttttgttctaattctctaacacattcatcaatgatatctaaggcataacacgtgtctcccatcacaggtgccataagaaatttcgaaagtataaattctattttctcgtcacctacctcaaatgtcaactttcctttcttgacatctattatggctcctgcagttgataagaatggtctacctagaaggattggtatatcattgtcctctttgatgtccatgacaacaaaatcagtagggataaataactgacctatcctaacaggaacatcttctaaaatgcctattggatatttaacagatctatcggctaactgaagcGACATCTTAGTGGGatgtaattctcctaagtttaacctctcacaaactgctaaaggcattaggctcacactagctcctaagtctagaaaagctttttcgatgacatgattacccaaaaggcaaggaatggagaaatttctAGGATCTTTATTTTTCTTcgctaatttgtcctcggaaatagcattacattccaaaggcttcggatcgtcaagtctacgtttgttggtaaggatgtctttgagaaactttgcataagaaggtatttgggtgatggcttctgtgaaagggatttctacatgaagtttttctataactttaataaagttttgatactgtttattgatctgggtttgtttgagtctttgcggatatggtataggtggtttatatagcgggggtggtacgtaagttttatctttaggttcttctcctttatctcgaccttcctggttttcagattcctctggttcctttacttcgtccgtgggtttggtacattccttagaagtttcgggttcactcaatctagggtttggtggctcatcataagcgttcccacttcgtagggtaatggcattggcttgtcctctcggattttgttgaggttgtccagggaattgtcctccaggtgtagtttgaggggcttggtttaaagctacctgagagatctgggtttcaagcatcttggtatgagtaactatttggtcaaccttggttcctaattgagtaatcaattcgttaacatgaatgttttggttcatgaactccttgttttattgggtttgagcggtgataaaattttccataattttctcaaggctcggctttggtggtacaggttgcataggttgatttgatcttggggcttgataactaggtctcggaggtgcattattttaGATAGAGgtattgtttttataggagaagttcgggtgattcctccatccagggttataggtatttgagtatgggttcccttgggtgtagttcacttgctcagagtgggtttcgtttaatagactgcattctgcaaattggtgtcctttggttccacatatctcacaatccgacgaaactgctGCTACAGTATTCaggtttatgcacatatgctcgaccttaagggctaatgcgtccattttagcttgcatcatgtctatagagcttagttcatgcactcctccttgggcttccttcttctcaactgtcgctcgttcgactccccatggttgatggttttgagccatatcttcgatgagggcactagcttcaggataaggtttgttcatcagagcaccgcctgcggcagcgtcgatggtcatctttgtgttgtaatgaagtccattatagaaggtttgaatgattaaccaattttctaaaccatgatgtgggcatgctcgtaacaactctttatatctctcccaagtttcgaacagcgattctccttggttttgggtaaatctagttatatggtttcgaagaacggcggttttactcgggggaaaatatctagcaagaaaaactcttctaaggttatcccaagtcgtaatggaattaggtggaagggaatctaaccatgatagggctttatctctgagggaaaaaggaaataatcttaaacgtattgcctcaggagaagctccattggttttaaaagtgtctgctaattgaagaaatatttttaaatgtttgtttgggttctcagtagcgagacctgcgaattttctctgttgcactagttgcaacagggatggtttaagttcaaaattattagctgggatggttgggtttactatactaaaactaggttcttcattagatggttgagcgaaatccttaagaggtctttggttttgatcttcggccatagctctcttaattctatgaaagaataaacgtgcgcgagcgtaacgttcaggttccgccagagggtatactaagcttaaacttccggtgctgcgagttcttcgcacTGACCAGagggaaatagcctaagtctaaacgatataacaacaggaaaatgaaatttgacgaaattgatccccgacaacggcgccaaaaacttgatgcggtgtttcgcaagtatacgaacgcgtcagagtaatataaaagattgtcgaatccacagagaccaagtgtcaatctatcgttatctattgttatggtgtttatcaaaggcaaacaaaataggtgtttttggagtgtgcaatgaaaagtaaagtgttgaataaagattaattaataaagacagggtcgaatgtaattcacataatcaattaataatccaagtacttgctaatagaactacttatgggcaatgtttcctactttgaaaagaactaatttaacaggaactgtcgctttcgcgtattcagaaccgagttgtactccctaatcaaaccctcttattgtcacttataaaaatgcgcgcattgcgttagagtagtaaacctatttttaagaaatatagtatcttgactaagttgaaaagtattataacctgaatttcttaaccaaaagaggttctcacgaaccagactctaaacttataaacgcgtccgaaaatagttttaaaatctcttttcttcttaatgttaaaatctcctaatgaactaaacaaagcgctttcgctgtttttgaaatagttaaaaacaattaagtttaaaaggacgttggacggctttcgatcttacccaacggaattgaagtgcgggaaaacttaagttgaaagttaaaatagcccttaagtgtttctacgaacaattgtaaggattatcggttcaattacgatccttacattctaactttataaatttagttagacatggtaaagtaaaagtgcattaaaataaataaaagtagtgcgagtgcggaaagtaaataaaagtagtgcgagtgcggaaaataaataatttaaagcgagtgcgaggaaataaataatttaaagcgagtgcgaggaaataaataatttaaagcgagtgcgaggaaataaataaagtaaagcgagtgcgggaaaataaataaagtaaagtgagtgcgggaaaataaataaagtaaagcgagtgcgggaaaataaataaaagtaaagcgagtgcgggaaaataaataagataaagacaagtaataaaaacctgctccaatcggagggttgaataaatttcaaagcggaaatgaaaatggcggcaggattaacttccttccaaagtgctccaaactcgattacagactctatcacagactcgattacacaattgtggtaacactccaatgcgaagcgattaccactttaaaatactgaatatatgcctaagggaaacaaagttgctctgagtttgcctctgctctaagtttagatggttgtaaaagtgatttcgagtttctatttataagcaagtaaaaagatggaaatgacaaggatgcccttcaacttgaaaatggaagggaaaacttttcctcttgtggcgcccgccacaaggccaatctgaggcgccttagtggaagtagtggggaacgtggcagttgagggaagttgagcttggacacgtcatggcagggtctatggcgccaaccatggggtaggccacaagtacaaaatgctgaattttagggtttttagctctttttcactccttttctcgatcggggctccgattaaagtaaaaacctgaaaacaaaagaaaacatagcaataacacaacaaaataacaataaaacaactagaatgcatgtgaaatcggagtcgaaaatacggtaaatttcagtgttatcagtACCAAATAACAAACATAACAAAATCATTTTGCAAAATTACACAGTAGAAAATTGAGTCCGAGCAGCGACCACTCGACCTGTTCATACAGATCACTCGACCTGTATGGACCCGAGGCAAAATTATTCAAGTGAAAcaggcgatgagtcgactcaaacagaggATGAGTCAGTTCAAACATAGTTTTTCCAaggttgagtcgacctatgactcgacctgtttAGACCCGTGGCTACATGTTTCAAATGGAAATAGGCAATGAGTCGACGCAACATATGGATGCGTCGACTCATTTAGTTTTTCCCAGGATTGAGTCGACctgtgactcgacctgttcagacccgagagttacgctccgagtcatgagtcgactcatagTTCTTAAACTatcaaaaatgagttttgagatgtattttgatcaatttaagccaatctcttatgaacctaggGTATTAATGATGAtcaagtgcatgattcacatctatgatatgcTCATATATGCCTGGACACGTTGAActtatattttgaacatgttagaggatgaatgcattctatgatatgatgacaccgtccaaagTACATGTTATGGGCGACtaaaaaggtttgacatcattaaaataagaACTAGGCATATTTGCCCTCACAGTCAACCCATTTTCTAGTCGTGAAAACCACGTACAATGTTATTCATCTTGCAATATTGTTCATTGCAAAATTTGTGAGATTACATGGTATTCCCTTTAGTATCATCTCTGTCAAAGATCCAAAATTTACTTCAAGATTTTGGACGACATTTCAACATGCAACTGGTTCCAAGTTATGCTTGAGCACATTGAATCATCCTTGGACTGATGGTCAAACCGAGAGGACAATTCAGACTCTAGAGGATATGTTGAGAGCATGTGTGCTTGAGAGTGGAGGAAATTGGAAGGATCATTTAACCTTGATTTAGTTCTCATATAATAATAGATATCATGTTAGTATTAGTATGGATCTGTACGAGGCTCTGTATGGAAGAAGATGTAGGACACCTCTATGTTGGACGGAAGCCGATGAGAAGTGAATTCTTGGACCGTAAATTCTTCAAGAAACCATTGAAAATATAAATATGATCCAAGAGTAAATGAAGAAAGTTAAAGACTGTCAAAAGAGTTATGCAGACCATCGTCGAAGGCCATTGGAGTTCGAAAAAGGTGACCATGTGTTCTTGAAATTCACTCTAAGATTGAGATTGAGATTGAGATTGAAAGGACCTTTTAAGTCACAAAAATTAAGCCTGAGGTACGTTAGATCGTATCAGATCATCGAACGGGTCGGTGAAGTGACATAAAGATTAACATTACCACCTTCACTATTCGGTTTGTATGATATATTCCACGTATCTCAACTTTGGAGATTCATTCCTAATTCTCTACAACCTGTCCTTCCAGATACCATTAAGGTAAAGGCAAATCTTTCTTTCAAACCTTAACCTAGTCGAATTACAGATCATGCAGTTAAGGCATTAAGGAACAAGGATATTCCTCCTATCAAATTTCTTTGGGAAGAATCACACTCTAACGAAGCTACGTGGGAACTAGAGTCTGAGATGCGAGAAATATACCCTCACATATTCAGGTACATTTTTAAAATTCAAGGACGAATTTTATTTAAGGGGGGACAATGTAACATCCCATATTCTCACAAATACTTATTTCCTCAATAAGTGGGACAAATTGAGTAGTTAGTGAGTTAAGAAGAGATTAATTCTTAGTCATTTATCTTAATTCTTACTAGTTAGTGAGAAGGGCAAATTAGTACAAGTTTGAAGAgtggaattttggaaattttgatagttagcaagggcaaaatggtcatttaTCAACTAAAGCCACTAGAAAACAAACAGGTTTATTAAATTGTTTCTCTTTTATTCTTTCCCACACGTTTTCTCTCATTTTGTGAAAAGTTAGTAAGAAGAGTAGAAGATAGAACTTGAAGGAAGTGAAgagaaaaagaagaggaaaaaCTTTAATCAAAGAAGAAGGAGAAGGATTTCATATTACTTCATCTTAATTGCATCATCATATTTATTTATAATAGGTGGGTTCTTAGTTAGTTATAGATTTGGGGGAAAATTGCATGAAATTGAATTTTAGGGTTTAGGAGATTTCTTGCTTTGTTGTGAAATTGGCAATTGAAGTATGATTCTTGTTATATTATATGTTCTTGTTGTTAAATCATAATGATTTGTTGTGTTGATGTTGTATGGGTTTTGTTTTTATGTGTACGTGTATGATGTCAATATGTGTAAAATATACAGGTCTAAATTGTATGCGTGAAATGTAGTATTATGTTACTATGTCTGTGTTATATGTGCATGTGTCTATACACTTTGACACATGTTAAACATGATGCATTTGAATAATGATTATCCTATGTTGCACACTGTGATATAACTGTATTGTCAATAGGTGTAGTGCAATGATAAGTGTGTCACGAGTGTTGTAATTTACATTGTAGTGTGTGTTACAATAATGTATGTGTTAATACTAGTGTGCGCGCACCAATGTGTGTTGTAATACTTTGTATTATATATGTTGCATGTTCTCATATAATCATATGGTTACTTGTGCACATGATTGTCATTTAAGTTATGTAAAATATATTGTAACATCATATGTTAAACATATATATGTCTTGTATTGTGTCACCAGTGTGTCAACTGTTGTGTATTGGTGCGCGTAATATTGTTAGTGTGATGTGCATGTTTCTTACATGAGTTTCGTTGTAAATACTACTTATTACCTTGTAATGTATCATATTGCATGCTATATGCTAGGTGATACAAGTACTAGTACGTTGTGAGGTGATAGTTTAAGTTTATGTTAATATAATAATATTTGTTAGTAATATTGTCAATATCAAATAAGTGTGTGGTCTGAATATTGTATTGATTAAATTCTATGATAATGAATTAGTATAAACCTAAGATCATAGTTAGGTGAGGATAATTAGTAAAAATGAACTTAGGTTGTGATGCTCGATTGTGAAAGGTACCTCAATGTTTACCCATGAGCGAATAGTCACTTCAGTTGAATCGTTTCATCTACGAGAGTATATGAATGGCATGGATGAGAATGATAGCCTAGTTGCGAATTAATGAGGTTTGTATGGAAAAATATTATGTTAATGTGATTGATGAGTATAATCACATAATGATTGATGAGTATTATCACATAGTGATTGTTGCAAATAATCACGTAATCGAGAATAACCCCTATTCGTGCTTGTCCCGAGTTTGACTCTTATGTAAAATAGTGATCGGGATAGAAGAATCATTGAGATGGATACCATGACCCATGTCTTGACCCATGTAAGAGGTGCTTGTCGGGGGAAGTACTCCGATCATTGTGGGAAGTTTGTGACCCGTGTCTTGGCCTATGTGAGAGACGATTGTCGGGGAAAGACATTCTTTAGAGAGCGGACATCTGTGACCCATGTTCCATTTTTCTAGATGTATGATAGCCGGGAAAAGTTGTCCGACGTGACAGAGATCCGTGACCCATGTCCATAGTCCCAGACGTGGGATCAATCGGGAAAAGATACTTTGTTGTTTGCATTCCCAAGTAGTGATTTATTGAATTATGTGGACTCAAGTTCATATGTTTCCATACGAAGCGGAAATCCCATAAATACTCAAGTTATCATTCTATTATGCAAATAATTTCAGTGAGAGTATCGTATAATGATCCTTTAGAGCCAAGTGAACTCATAAGATAGGAGAACCaactgagattattatctcaccaCATTATATTGTTGAACTTCAGGTAATTTTAGACCGTATTAGGGAAAAAAAACAAAGTTGCATGAAGACGATCGGAGATTTTACATAAATGATGGCGTTAAACATTTACGTGCTATGCATATCAATTAAGACTCTGTGTAATATCTACAATACCTTAAATAAAgttaaaataacaattaaaagAAAACTTACACTATAAATAACATAAAGAGTATTTTAAGGGCGTAAacttattttatatttataattttgtttccattaatatttgaaaaaattattatattattCTGTGACCATTGTTTTTCATGATCCCAGAAAATTTAGAACCAAAAAACAATGTGTCCACGTAGGAAGATTGAAagaaaaataacaacaacaaaaatgCAACAAAGAGATCCAACATTGAATTCTTGTGTTGTTGATGCTGTTCTTACTTCTCGCCGATGTTGTTTTTCCAATTGAACCTTAATACGTAAGTCATTTTCACCCTAATTCTTCAATTCAATTCAATTCAAATCCTCGTTCCTTTGATTCTATTGTATTTTCTCCGATTTTTCCAACGTTAGAATAGATTTGGTAGTTATTTTGCCTTTGTTTTCTGTGTTTTTCTAAGAGATTTTTTTCATGTTTTTATTGGGTATCCACTTTTTGAATCTGGATAATTTTGGATTTTGATTGATGAAACCTTGGAAATTGTTCATTGGTTGTTCTATGTTGTTTTGGGGGTTTCCCATTTTCTTCAATCTCGCCCATTAcgtgtttgtttgtttgtttgttctGATTTGAATAATTTGGTTCTGAAATGTTGATGTAGGTGCTGCGGAGTTTGGTTCATTTGGCTTATTGGTTAGAATTGCTTATTACTGTTGTCATAGTTACTTTTGGCTTTTGTAAATAATCCAAGAATCGTCAAAACCTAGATTGGTTTTGTGTTGAGTTGCTGAAAGGTTTGGAAGTGAAACTGTGTACAGGATTTGTTGCTTCTGTTAGTATATCTTCGCTGTTATGGTCTTAGTGAAGTTGCTATTGGATGTTCAGCATCTTGATGTTGAATTCAAAACCTTGGTGTCAATAGGGACGATAGATTCGCCATGAACCTTTGGAAAAAAGAATTAGCATCTTGATTGAGTTGCCGAGAAATTGTGATTATGGCCCTAAACAAGACAGGAAACTTGTTAGGCACAAACTCTGGAAACAAGCATGGCTTGTTTCCTCAATACAACGAACAAGAATCGCATAGTGGTGTTACAAATGTACATAATAATAGTAATAAGAAAGATATCCCTAAAGAGGTTGGAAGAGTTTTTGCTTTGCCTGATGTATCTCAAGATCGTGAGAATAGGTTTGGATTGAATAGGGAGAATGGGCATGTGAGGTATGAAGATCTAACCAATATTTTGGGGTTGAAGAGAATGGACTCGGAGAGTTTTTCTGATATAGGTGACTTTATCGCTAAAAAACAGCCACCTGCGCAAGAGATGAAAAACGGAATTTCTGCCTACATTTTAAGCAAAGGTCAAAAGGGAGACAACAACAATGGTGACCATGGTGCGTTGAGGAAGACGTTCAGTGAATCGATTAGTGAGCAAATCGATACTAGGCTGGCTGTGTTATCGCCTGTTTACGTACATAAAAGATCTCACTCAAACGGTTTTTCCAGTTCTGGAATTTTAGAAGATTCTTTGTCTGGTGGGAAAATGAAATTTCTTTGCAGCTTTGGTGGAAAAATATTACCAAGGCCGGGTGATGGTAAACTCAGATACGTTGGTGGAGAAACCCACATTATATCTATCCAAAAGGATATTTCGTGGGAAGAGCTTATGAACAAGACTTTACGTATTTGTAGTCATCCTCACACAATCAAATACCAACTTCCAGGGGAAGATCTTGATGCTCTAATATCGGTTTCCTCCGATGAGGATCTTCAAAATATGATAGAGGAATATTATGAACTTGAAAGTCACGAAGGTTCTCAGAAACTTCGAATTTTTTTAGTTCCTTTGGGTGAATCTGAAGAGACATCACCAACCGATGCAAACACTGTTCTCCAGAATGACCCTGATTACCAATACGTTGTTGCTTTAAACGGCATAGTAGACCATAGTCCTAAGAAAAACATCGGTGGACAAAGTTTAACAACCGAAGCATATCATTCAACGACTAGTTTCAGTTTTGCCCCAACAATTGCCTCTTCTCCTAAGGAGATCAGGGATGGTAATAATAGTATGAGTGCTTTAAATCCAGATAGAATTTTGAATGATCCCGTAAATCTTCAAAGTCCGTTGCGAATTTCTCCTACTCCGGTTCAAGTTGCAAGTTCTAGTACAGGTTATATACAATTGCTTGGCAGCAACTCATGCCAGGGAAGTATTGACAGCAATGCATCGTTTGTTACAGCTCAGATGAATTCTGGAAACTCGAGCATCAACACTGCTGATTGCCGATACCCTCAACAAGCTTCTGTTCCTCGTCAACATGGTGACATTGGTCCGCCCAAAAATCTCAACGGACAGTATTTTGATAACCGCAATCCAAATAATTGTTACAGCGATGAAGTTTTTGGTGGAACCTTGCATAACGATAGAATATTCTTCTCTAGAAATCCAATCTCTCAACAGACCGAATCTTATGGAACTAAGAACGAGCTGCCTCATGGGATGCCTCATGCTTTTTCTGATTCACAGTTGTATCCGAGTGGAGCAAAGTCTATTTACTGCTCACAAGAAGGAATTTCCCCGTCTTTCTCCTTGAACCTTGAAAAGGCCGAACTGTCTTTGACGGTAGGTGTCTCACATGTGAACCTTATAGAGGGTCAACATGATCCCTTCCTCCACCATCCTCAAATACAAAGTAAGATACCAAATAAGGAGTCAGCTGAGATGCATAGACGGCAAGGTGTGGCATCTTCATCTCCGTACTCGGAATCAGTTGGAACAAATGATCGCATTAATAAGGATAGCATTTTAACTGAAAAAAAGTACCTTGTTGCTCAAACTGACTTAAGTGGATCCAACTTTGTAGAAAAGGACGTGCTGGAAAATCCTTTGAAATCAGAAAGGATGATGATAAATGAAGAAAAGAATCCAATTTCTAAGGATAACAACGTTTACGAGGGAAATCCAACTGTCAACTACATGAGTGAATTGCATCTTTTGGATACATTCCCGACTAATAACATAAGTGCTAATATTGGTATGCAATATAATTGGGATCAACCTCGTGAGAACACGCTTCCTTCTTCATCAGGCACAACGGGACTCTCGCTAAATAACCTTGTAGACAAGACCCCGTCTGATCTTCTTGACATTGGCCAAAACACAAGTTATAGCAGAAACATCAATTTTCCAGCCAGAAATATCAATTTAAATTCTCCAATCTCAGAATATGCAGAAAACTCCCGTGACAAAAGTTCTGTCAGAGATGATATGTTCAATTTCTCCTTTGATCCACATTCTCTTAAATCTGCACAAATTCAGCCTTCTCAAAATCAGATCGCTACAGGTTTTCATGATAATCCAACAATAAACTCTGAAAGTTCGAATCCAGCTGTACTTCATGATGATGTCTGTCCAAGTTTGATCTTGCCGGTTGATAGCCTGGATAGTTCAAGAAATAATGTTTCTTTCAAAAAGCCACCTTCTTTTCTCAATGACTTCATTACAAACACCGATCAAATGGTTGATCAGTTTAAACACGAATATTCTGCCTCTGGATTGTCAAAAGTTGAAGGTGAAATTTTAGGTCGATTGAAGAATTCAGAAAGGTCTAATGATTCTAAACTAGTGGAGTCATTTGCTGTAGCAGAAGATGCGACCGGTGTTGTTCCTTCAAATCGCAAGTCTTCACCAGTACACCCCCCACATAATTTCGATGAAGTTGGAAGTGACGTATCTCCATCTCAAACGGAAGTAGAGAGCACCATCCCAGAGTCTGATCCTGAGGTAGGAAAACTGAATTAGACTTGAGTTTATTTATTTATGATAAAATAAAATGTTTATGCGCTCAATTCATTTATAGGATTATAAAGACGATCAAACCGACATGAATGACTTCCTTTCTGATGCAATGATAGCGGAAATGGAGGCCAGCATATATGGTTTGCAGGTAGGCAATTACTGAAATGTTCTGGTTTTGGTTTTTTCATGTTTTAAGATTAGAATTTCATTTTGATGTTGTGTCCTTTAATATACTTCTCAATTCAACTGTACTTTCACATTCAGATATCTCGATAAAATGTGCTATTCTGTGTCTTTTGTAAAAGACCGTTTCTTTTTTAGCATCATGCTAAATCATACATACATAGATACATACTTATTTTGTAGAAATCAGTTTCTATGATGCCCTAATCCATATCCTGTAGAAGATCATTGAGTTGTTGAATGAACAGAGAGTTCGGTTGTATCTATATGTTATTGGTAATCCCTATAACTAACATTTTATGTTGTCATTCAGATAATTAGGAACACTGATCTTGAAGAGCTTATGGAGTTAGGATCTGGTACCTATGGAACTGTTTATCATGGAAAATGGCGAGGAACAGATGTCGCAATCAAGAGAATTAAAAAGAGCTGTTTTGGAGGGAGATCTTCTGAGCAAGAACGGTTGGTGAGTCATCAGTGCAATTTTCTTCTCAATAATACCCTCTGTAGCACCGACACCCCTAAAAAAAGGTGTGT from Lathyrus oleraceus cultivar Zhongwan6 chromosome 1, CAAS_Psat_ZW6_1.0, whole genome shotgun sequence includes:
- the LOC127126320 gene encoding serine/threonine-protein kinase STE20 yields the protein MALNKTGNLLGTNSGNKHGLFPQYNEQESHSGVTNVHNNSNKKDIPKEVGRVFALPDVSQDRENRFGLNRENGHVRYEDLTNILGLKRMDSESFSDIGDFIAKKQPPAQEMKNGISAYILSKGQKGDNNNGDHGALRKTFSESISEQIDTRLAVLSPVYVHKRSHSNGFSSSGILEDSLSGGKMKFLCSFGGKILPRPGDGKLRYVGGETHIISIQKDISWEELMNKTLRICSHPHTIKYQLPGEDLDALISVSSDEDLQNMIEEYYELESHEGSQKLRIFLVPLGESEETSPTDANTVLQNDPDYQYVVALNGIVDHSPKKNIGGQSLTTEAYHSTTSFSFAPTIASSPKEIRDGNNSMSALNPDRILNDPVNLQSPLRISPTPVQVASSSTGYIQLLGSNSCQGSIDSNASFVTAQMNSGNSSINTADCRYPQQASVPRQHGDIGPPKNLNGQYFDNRNPNNCYSDEVFGGTLHNDRIFFSRNPISQQTESYGTKNELPHGMPHAFSDSQLYPSGAKSIYCSQEGISPSFSLNLEKAELSLTVGVSHVNLIEGQHDPFLHHPQIQSKIPNKESAEMHRRQGVASSSPYSESVGTNDRINKDSILTEKKYLVAQTDLSGSNFVEKDVLENPLKSERMMINEEKNPISKDNNVYEGNPTVNYMSELHLLDTFPTNNISANIGMQYNWDQPRENTLPSSSGTTGLSLNNLVDKTPSDLLDIGQNTSYSRNINFPARNINLNSPISEYAENSRDKSSVRDDMFNFSFDPHSLKSAQIQPSQNQIATGFHDNPTINSESSNPAVLHDDVCPSLILPVDSLDSSRNNVSFKKPPSFLNDFITNTDQMVDQFKHEYSASGLSKVEGEILGRLKNSERSNDSKLVESFAVAEDATGVVPSNRKSSPVHPPHNFDEVGSDVSPSQTEVESTIPESDPEDYKDDQTDMNDFLSDAMIAEMEASIYGLQIIRNTDLEELMELGSGTYGTVYHGKWRGTDVAIKRIKKSCFGGRSSEQERLAKDFWREAQILSNLHHPNVLAFYGIVPDGACGTLATVTEYMVNGSLRHVLVKNNRLLDRRKKLIIAMDAAFGMEYLHSKNIVHFDLKCDNLLVNLRDPQRPICKVGDFGLSRIKRNTLVSGGVRGTLPWMAPELLNGNSSRVSEKVDVFSFGISMWELLTGEEPYADMHCGAIIGGIVKNTLRPPIPERCDPEWRKLMEECWSRDPEYRPSFTEITSRLRSMSMALQGKGDYQAWQLRPSNVP